The Ochrobactrum sp. BTU1 region TGCCGTCGCAGCACCCATTAGCAAAAGTGTATTGGGGAGGCGCTCAAGAATGACATCGAGAATGAGGCGATCGAAACTGACCGACCAGCCAAGATTGCCCTGCAAAAGTGCGGCAAGATAGGCCGTGAGTCTGTGCCAAACGGAGTGATCGAGTCCCCAGCGCGCGCGCATTTCTGCAATTGCATTCGCGTCACCGCCGAAGCTTACCGCATAGGCATCCACCGCATCGCCCGGTGCTGTTTCCAACATCAGAAAACAGCCAATAATAACGATCAGCAGCACGATCATGCTGCTGATCAGTCGATTTCTGAAAAGGGTTAGAATCTGCGCCACGCCGTGAGCGTACATTCAAAGCAGAGTTTCGTCACTGCGCAATAAAGACATCTGCCCAGTTTGAAACTGCCCAGCGCGGATTGTTGGAGACGTTTTTAACGCGCTCATTGGCGACCGTGATAAAGCCCCATTCTGCCACATTGATAAGCGGCAGATCAGCTTGGACGACTTGCTGGAACTCATGATAAAGAGCGGTGCGCTTTTGCTCGTCAATTTCATGTGCAGCCTTGGTGATTAACGCATCCAATTCCGCATTTGCATACCCACCCTGATTAGAGAACGGCACGCCTGCTGCAATCCCGCTTTCAACCAGAATGGTCGTCGAAATAGCAGGATCGCCACGGTACACGGTCGGTGCAATGGCCAGATCGAAATCGTGGTCCGTATAGACAGCCTTTTGATGTGCTGCTGAATCATTGTTGACGATCCGCGCATCAATGCCAATTTCAGCCAGCGCCTGCCGCAGATAGTCACCAAACTGCTTGGTTTCGTTGAAATATGGGGCTGGTAGCAGCTTCAGCGCAAAACGCGTGCCGTCCTTGCCGCGCTTATAACCCGCATCATCCAGCAGCGCATTGGCTTTCGCCACGTCGAAAGAATAAGCGGCAACATCGCTCGTATAAAACTGGCTGTCATATTGCGGAACCGGCCCGGTTGAAGGTTTGGCATAGCCCAGGAAAATCGTCTTCACGACGAAATCGCGATCAATCGCATGAGCGATTGCCTGACGAACTCTAGGGTCAGACAGTTCCTTACGACGATGATTGATTTCGACGACCAGTTGATAGGTAAGCGCCTCATACCCCTTGGAAATGACATTCATACCAGGCACCTTCGAAATGCGGTCGAGATCAGCTAAAGGCACGGCAGAAAACGCAGCAAGGTCAATTTCCTCAGCTTCCAACGCTCCGGCGGCCGCAGCACGATCAGGCAGCACACGATAGATGATTTCATCGAGATAAGGTTCTGCCTCACCCCAATAATCTCCATTTCTCTCGAGCCGATAATATTCGCCATTCTTGTGTTCGGCATATTTGAATGGACCAGTGCCGATCAGCTTTTCATTGGCGGGATTGGCAGCAATATCAGTGCCGTCAAACACGTGCTTGGGCAGTACTGAAGTCAGAGCTGGCAAAGCATTGCGGATGAGCTGAAACGGTGTTGGTTCGCTAAAATGGAACACTGCCGTATAATTATCCGGCGTTTCGACCTTCTCAAGCGCCTTGAACACCACGCGGCCAAGATTTTGCAGCGGCTTCCAGACCTGCAGCGCCGAAAACGCCACATCGGCCGAGGTGAACGGCTGACCATCATGCCATTTAACGCCCTCTCGCAGATGGAAGGTCGCAGTCAAACCGTCATCAGCGCCTTTCCAGCTGGTTGCAAGCCGTGGTTCCAGACCGTTTTCACCGTCGAAGGAAGCTTCTGCCAAAGGCTCAATCACCTTGCTCGCAACAAAGAAAACGCCGTTGGATGCAACAATTGCAGGGTTGAGGTTACGTGGCTCAGAATCTGCCGCTACAACCAGTCGCCCGCCTTTTTGCACCCCACCTTCAGCCCACCCCCAACGGGGTAGCATCGGTAAAGCTGCAAGCGTTGTTGAACCAACCAGAAATGCCCTGCGTGAAGAAATAAACCGAGCCATATCCCGCCTCTGAAATCCAATTCCCTGTGCATTTGTCTACACCGGGCCTGGACGAATTGCAGGGTAAATCCTGTCACAGTGGCAATAAATATCGAAAACTGTTTCTTTTTCTTGAATGAACTTCAATTTCAAGCGCGCTTGAAAGCCGAACTAAACATCACTCAAATGCAGCGCAGACGGTCTAATGGAGGGGAACTGATTTTCCCTTTTGGAGTTTTTTAAGGAAAATTTCTCCTTGCCAAACACCCTCACTTGCATAGATCATGGTTAATTATGTGTTGTCGCATTTCGTGAGGAGAACTTGATGCGGCACATAGTTGAAGAGTTGAGATCAGCTCTTTTGAACCGCATTTGCGGAGTCCTGTTTATGAGTATCAGAGCGATTTTTGTGCACAGAAGACGATTTAAAGCGCTCTGAAGAGCCGTAAGTGCCT contains the following coding sequences:
- a CDS encoding ABC transporter substrate-binding protein, encoding MARFISSRRAFLVGSTTLAALPMLPRWGWAEGGVQKGGRLVVAADSEPRNLNPAIVASNGVFFVASKVIEPLAEASFDGENGLEPRLATSWKGADDGLTATFHLREGVKWHDGQPFTSADVAFSALQVWKPLQNLGRVVFKALEKVETPDNYTAVFHFSEPTPFQLIRNALPALTSVLPKHVFDGTDIAANPANEKLIGTGPFKYAEHKNGEYYRLERNGDYWGEAEPYLDEIIYRVLPDRAAAAGALEAEEIDLAAFSAVPLADLDRISKVPGMNVISKGYEALTYQLVVEINHRRKELSDPRVRQAIAHAIDRDFVVKTIFLGYAKPSTGPVPQYDSQFYTSDVAAYSFDVAKANALLDDAGYKRGKDGTRFALKLLPAPYFNETKQFGDYLRQALAEIGIDARIVNNDSAAHQKAVYTDHDFDLAIAPTVYRGDPAISTTILVESGIAAGVPFSNQGGYANAELDALITKAAHEIDEQKRTALYHEFQQVVQADLPLINVAEWGFITVANERVKNVSNNPRWAVSNWADVFIAQ